The genomic window TTAGAGTTGGGGAATTAAAGATATGTCGACATACAATGAGATGAAGAAAAAAGCAGAATCGGATCAAAACCGTATCGAGTTGCGTAGCGAGAAAGTCCGCAACATGATTGGCGAGATGCCTTCCTTCCTGATTCGTTGGGGGAATACGATCTTGGTGGTTATATTCGTGCTGCTGGCTTTGATTGCTTGGTTTGCATTTTTCAAGAAATGAATGTAGGAATATCTTCTGTTTTTCTTATCTTCGTATCCTAAAGTTTACATATATGGCACAAGATATACGTTGGTTACAGCGATTTCCTAATTATTGTAAGGCTTTGGCTAAATTGGGTCAAGCGGTGGACATTGTATCTTGGCGGTTGGAATTAGCGGACGAGATTGATGAACTTTTGCAAGAAGGATTAATCCAGCGTTTTGAATATACCCGTGAATTAGTCTGGAAGGTGATGAAAGATTATGCGGAATATCAAGGTTATACGGATATTCGAGGTTCACGTGATGCTATACGTAAGGCTTTACAAATAGGGCTTATAGAAGATAAACGATGGATGGAGACAATTGAGGATCGTAATTTGACTTCTCATAATTATGATGACGATGTGGCTTCTGAAATTTATGAGAATATCGTACTGGTTTATTATCCACTATTTTGCCGGTTTGAAGAGAGGATGTTATGTATATCGGAAAATGAGACTAGATGAAGCTGTAAATGAAATATGGATTGAGTGACATAGAATTGAATAAGTTGCGTGAGTTTTACGCTCGATACGAGGATATTGAGGAAGTAATACTTTACGGTTCGCGAGCTAAGGGAAACCATAAACCTTTTTCGGACGTGGATATATCTTTGGTGGGGGCAAACTTGACACGTAGTCGGTTAAATCAGATTGCGTTTGCGATTGATGATTTATTATTACCTTATCAGTTTGATCTCTCTATTTTTCATAAATTGACGAATATGGAATTGGTTGATCATATTCGGAGAGTCGGAATATCTATTTTTTGTAAAGATTGTTCTCAGCCTCCTGCGTGAGCGGTCTTGTAAGCCCACAAGATGATTCTCGGGGGCTTACGTGAGTGCTGACGTTATTTCGCGTATCCTACCGGATGATTGATCATCGGGATTTGGGAGTCGGATAGCTTCAACACTTTTTTCAAAGCATCAGCCTCCATGCTGCCGCGGGGAACCGTTACCAAGCCACATCCAGAGCAGAACAAGGCGATATTCTGAGAGACCAGCCCGGCATCTAAGGCTCCAAAGCGCTCACGTAATTGTGGTGTACCTACATTGCCGAATTTGGAAACATCAGAAACCATCAATAGACAAGCGGGAGCTGAGTTCACGGAGGTTTGCTTTCCTCCGATCAGTGGACGGTGATCGCCTTCCGCTACCGGGTTCAGTTGATGGGCTTTCGGATCATACAGATAAGCGCCCTCTTCCATCAATACGTAGACATCCACATCTTGCTTATTCAAGGCAGAAGCGGCGGTACGTTTCCCATCCTCCCGGTTGATACCGATAGCGGCCCACATCAAATCGGAAAGATCTTGTAGGCTGAGTTTCTTGTTGGCAAACTCGCGCTCGGAGTGACGGTCTGCCAAGGCTTTCATTACCGAAGCGCCCCGGGTCTTGTCGGGAGCATTCAACTTAATGGCTTTTAAACTCTGGGCTTGCAGACTCGTCAAACCCAACATCAAAGTGGCTAATACACAAAAGATAGTTCTCATGACATTGTATTTTAAAGAATTACGAATGCAAAAATAACAATATATTCGTTTTCTCAAAGATTCCTAGGATTATTGTGCAACCTATTTTACTTGATGTCCGTCTATTATGAAAAAATACTCTTTTTTCAGACTTCTTTAGAAGAAAAAGGAAATATGAACATTATTAATGACTTTATTTGTACGATGAAATCGTAAATAGTGTAATTTGCAGTAAAATGTATTATTTTTATAGTGATAGATGAACGTATGAAAGAGAAATTGTTTGCCTTATTTTGGGTACTGTTCTTTGCGCTTCCTCTGTATGCGCAAGCGGACAAGACAGGTTCCTATTCAATTAAGGGACAGGTGTTAGACTCGCTGAGTAACGAGTCCGTACCCTATGCGACGTTGAGAATTGCTTTAGCGAAGACCCCCGATAAGCCGGTCAAGCTTTTAGCGTGTGATGTGGATGGTAAGTTTCAGGCACCATTGAGTAGCGCCGGTAAATACATCATCTCTATGCAATCGATAGGAAAAGCTCCTGCCGAGAAAACATTTACGATCTCGGATAAACAGAGGAACTTGGATTTGGGTAAGTTGTATATGCAGGAGGATAACCAGCGGCTGGGGGAAGTGACGGTTACGGCACAGAAACCTTTGGTGAAGGCTGAGATCGATAAACTTACCTATAGCTTGGAAGATGATCCGGAGGCACAGACAAACAATACATTGGAAATGCTGCGCAAGGTACCGATGGTAACCGTGGACGGAGATGACCAAATCCAATTGAAAGGCTCCACGAACTTTAAGATCTACATGAATGGCAAGCCTTCTAACCTGTTGAGTAACAATCCAGCTGAGGTATTGAAGAGTATGCCGGCCAATTCCGTGAAAAACATAGAGGTGATTACAGACCCGGGCGCTAAATATGACGCTGAGGGTATCGGTGGTATTATTAATATCATTACGACGAAAAACGCTCTACAAGGATATACTGGTACGGTTCGTGTGAACGGTAGTTCGTTGGGGCGTGTAGGCGGTGGCGGCTATATATCCCTTAAAGCAGGTAAGTTCGGGTTGACAGCGAATTATAATTACAATTATAATAGGGAGCCTTGGAATGAGTCTACCTCGATACGTGAGGATTTGGAAAATGACGAGCAACATTTCTTGACGCAAAATGGACGTAGGAAGAATAACGGACCCTTCCAGTTTGGTTCGCTGGAAGGTAGTTATGAGATCGACTCCTTGAACTTGCTGACCGTAGGGGCGAACTTATTCCATGGTAAGATGACGAACCGTTCGGAATACACGGTGAATATGCAGGATATCAATCGTAATCCGGTATACGATTATAATCGTAATTCCGACGCTACGGAAACGTTTGGTTCTACGGACGTGAGCGTGGATTACCAACACTCTACCCATAAAAAAGATGAGTTGCTGACGATCTCCTACCGTTTCAGCCATTCTCCCAATGATAACAAGGATTATACGGAATTAAAGAATGTCGTGAATTACAATCCTTGGCTCGGCTATCCGCAAAATAATATCAACAAGGCTTCTACGAACGAGCACACCGGGCAGGTGGATTATACGACCCCTACGTGGAAGGATCAGACCTTGGAGGTTGGCGCAAAATATATATTCCGCCAGAGCCGGAGTAATACGGATCGTACCGCTTTCAACGATTCGTTGAATATATGGGAGGACATAACTTCTAAAGATAGCCATTTCCGTCATACCCAACATATCTATTCCGCTTATCTGGGCTATTCGATGAAGTTTGATAAGTTTGGCGTGAAGGCGGGGGTACGTGCGGAAGGAACCGCTTTGGACGTGAAATATGAGATGGCTCCCGATATGAACTTTGATACCCATTATTTCGACGTGGTGCCAAACGCTACGGTCTCTTATCAATTGAGTATGGCGCAACAGCTTCGCTTGGGGTATAATATGCGTATCCAGCGTCCGGGTATCTGGTATTTGAATCCTTATGTAAACAATGCGGACCCACAGAACATATCCTTCGGTAACCCGAATCTGGACTCGGAGAAAAGTAATAATATAAACTTGAACTATAGTATGTTCGCCCAGAAATTCAGCATTAACGCGAGCGCTACTTATACGTTCGTCAATAATTCGATCGAGCAATATACCTTTATCGATCCGGAGAATCCGGGTGTTTTCCAAACCACCTACGGTAATATCGGAAAGAAACAATCTACCGGCTTATTCGTATACGCAAATTGGAATCCGGTTCCTTTGTTCCGTATCTATATGAATGGTGGAATGGATTATACGGATTTGAAGAGCGAAAAGAATGATATGGCGAATAGTGGATTCAGCGGACGTATTTTCGCCGGTACGCAGTTTAATTTCCCGTTGGATTTCCGTGTGAACATACAGGGAGGATATTTCTCTCCTTGGATCCAGTTACAGGGGAAAGGCTCTCCATTCTATTTCACGGGAATCTCCGTGAACAAGGATTTCTTGAAGAAAAAGCTATCTGTCCAGTTGTCTTTCCAAAACCCCTTCTGGAAGCGAATGAAGATGGAAAATACTACTTCCGATGATACCTTCTTCCGTCGTGAGATCAATTACCGTACGATGAGAATGTTAATGGTTAGTGTATCTTATCGTTTTGGCACCTTGAAAGATGCCATCAAGAAAGTAAAAAGAGGTATCAGCAACGATGATATGAAGAGCGGCGGTTCCGGCGGCGGCGAGCAACAGATGTAAGAAATATAGCTTTGAACATGGAGCACACGCTCCGTGTGTTCCGTGTTCAATATAATAATTAAACCTTTTCTTTTGCCATCTTCTATATACTTTCTATCTTTACGATCTGAAAAACAGTTGGAGAATGAAGAATAGACTATTTGTTAACAATAATACTATTATACTATTCCTTTTTATTATAGGAAGTATCCTATTCATAGAGTTGAATTTTCGGTATTGGTATCGTTTTCTGGAGCAGTATATGATGTTTCAGACTACCGGTAGTTATTTCCAAGACCGATTGGCCGAACCGGGTGGATTGAATGAATATGTGACTGAGTTCTTATCGCTCGCGTTTATCCATCCTTATGGAGCTTCGGTAGTGATCGCTTTATTATTAGGACTGATCTCCGGCTGTTTTTTCCTTTACTTAAAAGCTTGTGGGGTGCGTGCCTCTATGTTGGCGGCTATTCTTCCCTCTTTTTTAATTTGGATCTATCCGCTGGAGTCAATCGCCTTGTTGACGATGCTCGCTTTCGTGCAGGTTCTTGCGTATTTGTATACTTCAATCAAGATTGATTGGCTTCGTTATCTCTTTGGCTTCTTGTTTTTGGGGGGCTCTTATTTTTTTGCGGCACCCGCTAATTTATTATTGGCCTTATTGATCGCAGTTTATGAGTGTTGTGCTAAAGAGGATAAGGCTCGTTTTGGAGTAGCCATTATCGCTATCGCTTGGGGAGGTTTGCAACCGTTGATCGCCATGCGTACGGTTTATATTCTTCCGATGCGGGAAGCGTTCTTCAGCAAACATCTATGCCATCCCGAATATCCGATACCTAATTCTTTAGGATATATCGGGCTTTCATATCCTTTGATCGTTTTAATTCTTTATTATGTAAGGAACCGGGTTTTTATCCGTAAGGAATCTTGGAAGCGAATCGTTTCTTACGCTTTCCTTCTGATAGCGATGACTTATGGGATTCTCTATAAGAAAGACCCGATGGAGCAGGCCTATCGGTACGATTACTATGCACGGCAGGGAGAATGGCAAGAGATAGTCTCACATGCTCGTGCGCATTCGGTCCGGGATATGGATGCCCTGATTTATTTGAATCTGGCTTTATCACATACGGGACGATTTTCTGGCGATTTGATGCGTTTCCCTCAGATCGGGGTGGAGGGCTTTATCCCGCACGATCCGAAAAGCCGGATGGGATTGATCGAGGCGAGCGAGGTTGCTTGGCAAGTAGGGCAGGTAAACGCAGCGCAACGTTTCGCCTTTGTGGGTGTATTAAGCTCGCAACGTTGCGTGCAGCCTCGTTTGATGAAGCGTTTGGTGGAGACTTATCTGGTAACCGGCGAATACCGTGCCGCCGAGAAATATATTAAGATTCTTGAATCGACTCCCCACTACAGGGATTGGGCAAAAGCGCAGCGCCCGTTGCTCGACTCCGTGGTTTGTGCCTCTACCGATTGGATAAAGGCGAAGCGGGCGGTACTTCCGGTAACGGATAATCCCTTAGACTTGACCTTGACATTTCCCAATGCGCTGGCTTTCTTGATCGACGATCATGCCGATAATCGTCCGGCTTTTGAGTATGGAATGGGATACTTATTGGTTTATAAAGACTTGATGACATTTATGCATTATATGGAATTGATGAAAGAGCGAGGCGAGTCATTTCCCGTTCTCTATCAGGAGGCTATATGCCTGTTTTTCGCTGCCGTGCAGAAAGACCCGGAGGCGTTCAAAAGCTATCCGATCAGTTCGGAGGTACAAAACCGCTTTCTGCAATTTATGAAAGTGGCTCGAGGCATGCCTCCTGCCGCCTTGAAAGCGCAGTTTGGCGATACCTATTATTATTACGCTCAATTTACCCCGACTCCTAAACGACAATAATTATGATGGATAATACGAGGAAACGAAAGATCGTCCGAAACTTTGTGATCGGATATTTACTATTGCAAGTTCTGGTTATTGTACTATACTTGGGTTTTTGGGCGGTACATCCGGGTGGCTTTGTTGTTGCCGAGAACGAACGCATGTCTCCCCCGCCGATGTTCCCGGATTACCAAGGGGTTACTATACCTTATAATATAGCCCCATTGAATTTCCGTATTGACGTGCCCGCTGAAAAATGCTATGCGAAGATCGAGGGTAGCGAGCAGGGGGTGTTTGAGTATTACGGAACGAATACGATCTGTTTTAAGTCCAAGGATTGGGAACGGCTTACCCGTGCGAATAAAGGTAAAGCCTTTTTTGTAACGATCACGACGAAAGAGGGAGACAAATGGACTAAATGGGCACCATTCTCTGTCTATATCAGTGATCAAGCGATCGACTCTCATTTAGTATACCGTTTGATAGAGCCGGGATACGAGAAATGGCATATTGTGGGTATTTATCAGCGGAATTTGGAGTCGTTTGACGAACAGCCGATTATCCGTAACGATATGACTGGCTATAATTGTATGAACTGCCATTCTTTTTGTATGGGAGACCCGGGGCAGATGATGTTCCATATGCGTGCGGCGAATGGGGGAACTTATATTGTCCAAGACAAGAAAATCAGTAAATTGAATACGAAAACGAATGGGACGATCAGTAATATGACGTATCCTTTCTGGCATCCTTCCGGGCGCTATATCACCACATCGGTAAATGATATCAAACAGTTTTTCCATTCCGTGAAAGAGAAAAAGATGGAAGTGTTCGACTTGGAGTCCGATGTGGTGGTGTATGACGTGAAAAACAAAGAAATCCTTTCGAAAGCCTCATTGATCACAAAAGATGCATTCGAGACTTTCCCTGCGTTCTCTCCGGATGGTAAATGGCTTTATTTCTGTACGGCCCCGGCCCAGAAGATGCCGGAGAATTATGATAAGGTACGTTATAATCTCTGTCGTGTTGCGTTTGATCCGGATCGTGGCGAGATCAGCTTCCCGATCGATACGTTGGTACATGCGGATAGCTTGAGCTATACATTTCCCCGTATCTCTCCCGATGGACGTTTCCTGATGTACACGGAAACCGCTTATGGGCAGTTCCCTATTTGGCACCCGGATGCGGAGATCCGGATGATGGATTTGGAGAATCGGACAGCGATGGATATGTCTGCGTTGAATAGCCCGGATACGGATAGCTATCATTCTTGGAGTAGTAATAGTGATTGGGTCGTATTTAGTAGCCGCCGGGATAACGGTTTATATACTTTACCTTATATTTGTCATATAGGGAAAGACGGTAAGCCTTCGAAACCGTTCTTATTGCCTCAAGAAGATCCGGATAAGTATGACTATCAGTTGTATTCCTACAATATTCCGGAATTGACGAAAGGTGCCGTAGAGGTCAGCCCCTATGAGATCCAGCAAGTAGCCGAGAAAAATAAACCGGAGCAGGTTCGGTTTAAATGACCGGATCTATTTATATTCGCGTATAAATAAGAGATAAGATGACAAAAGATATTATAGCCGAATCTGTACAAAACGATTTACGGTATTTGCAATTGTTGGCACGGAGTTTCCCGACGATCGCGGATGCCAGTACGGAGATCATTAATCTGGAGGCGATCTTGAACCTACCGAAGGGTACGGAGCACTTCTTGAGTGATTTGCATGGCGAGGATCAAGCCTTTAGCCATGTGCTGAGAAACGCTTCCGGTGCCGTAAAGCGCAAGGTGAACGAGATTTTCAGTAATACGCTCCGGGAATCCGAGAAGAAGGAGCTTTGTTCCTTGATTTATTATCCGGAGGATAAGCTGGAACTGATCAAGAGCCAAGAGCAAGATCTGGAAGATTGGTATCAAGTTACCTTGAATCAATTGGTACGTGTTTGCCGGAACGTGTCCTCCAAATACACCCGTTCGAAAGTACGTAAGGCTTTACCCAAGGAGTTCTCCTATATTATTCAGGAGTTATTGCACGAGTCTTCCGTAGAGCCGAATAAATCCGCTTATGTGGATCAGATTATTTGTACGATCATCTCCACGGGACGTGCGGACGATTTCATTATCGCTATGTGTAACTTGATCCAACGGTTGACAATCGACCTGTTACATATCATCGGCGATATTTACGATCGGGGTCCGGGCGCTCATCTGATCATGGATATCCTTTGCGATTACCATAATTTCGATGTTCAATGGGGTAATCATGATATCTTGTGGATGGGAGCCGCTTCCGGTAATTTGGTAAGTATCGCCAACGTGATTCGTATGTGTTTACGCTTTGGTAATATGGCTACCTTAGAAGATGGATATGGTATCAATCTTTTGCCGTTGGCCACTTTCGCGATGGAGGCGTATGGGGATGATCCTTGCGCGTTATTCATGCCGAAAACAAAGTTCGCCGATAATGCAATGGATGAGAAGACCACCCGTTTGATCGCCCAGATGCACAAGGCGATCACCATCATCCAGTTCAAGCTGGAGGGTGAGATCATCCGCCGTCGTCCGGAGTTTGAGATGGATGACCGGATGTTGTTGCACCATATCGATCTGAAGCGGGGAGTGGTTCATATCGATGGAAAGGATTATACGCTTAAAGATACTAACTGGCCTACTTTAGACCCGAAAGATCCGTATCGTCTTTCTATTGAGGAAGAGGATTTGATCCGAAAGATATTGCATTCTTTTGAGAGCAGCGAGAAGATGAAAAAGCATATGCGTTGTTTCTTCCGGCATGGGGGAATGTATCAGGTTTGTAATTCCAATTTACTGTTTCATGCCTCTATCCCGATGAATCCGGATGGTACATTTAAGTCAGTACGTATCTTGGGGCAGGATTATAAGGGCCGTGCTTTGTTGGACCGTGTAGACCAACTGATCCGTACGGCTTATTTCAAGACCGGGGAACAGGAAGAAGTGGAATATGCGCATGATTATATCTGGTATCTTTGGGGCGGCAAGGACTCCCCGTTATTCGATAAAAGCAAGATGGCTACTTTCGAGCGTGCCTTTATCGAAGAGGCCGAGACTCATAAGGAGGAAAAAGGCGCTTATTATACGTTACGAGAGCAAGAGGAAATTTGTGATAAGATATTGGATGAGTTTGGGGTGACCGGTATGCATCGGCATATCATCAACGGACATGTCCCTGTCCGTTCCAATCAAGGTGAGAATCCCATTAAGGCGAATGGCAAGATGTTGGTAATCGATGGCGGTTTCTCCCGTCCGTATCATTTGGAAACCGGTATCGCGGGCTATACATTAGTATATCACTCCCGTGGTTTCCAGCTTGTGCAACACGAACCCTTCGAATCCCGGGCGAAAGCGATCGAGGAAGGCTTGGATATCAAATCCACCACGATCGTGGTAGAATTAAGCTCCCATCGCCAGATGGTGAAAGATACGGATAAGGGTGCGGATCTTCAAAGCCAGATCAAGGACTTGGAGAAACTTCTTTACGCCTATCGGAATGGGTTGATAAAGGAGAAGGAGAGGATGGAGAGATAGATTTTAGCGTAGTCCGTCCAGAACTATAGACAAGGATAAAGGGAGATTGACAAATTGACATTTTGTATTTTAAAGTCCCGGAGAATCGATTTTTCCGGGCTTATGGGCGTAAGGCTTCCGAAATTGAATGAAAATAATGGCAACACCTTGTCTTGTAGATGTATATCGTTTCCCTCCCTTTTCTTCCAGCGAAAAAGAGAGCCTCTATTTCTTGCTTAACAAGTAAAAGGAGGCTTTTTTATTCGGAAGTGATTGGTTTTTCATTCGGAAGTGATGCGAATCACAGTCGGAAGTATGCTACAACACTACCGTAAGTACCTTATAATACTACTGTAAGTATCTTACAACAGGGTTGTAATCGAGGGAAAAGTACTCTTTTTCTACCTTAAAACCACTAAAGAAACGATTTTCTCCTTATTTATGTTTGTAGATGAGCCTGTCGGGGAAAAGGATGTGTCACTATAAGTGGCTTATCGAAATGAAAACGTCACTCTTTAGGTTTATCCGTTGACATTTATTTTGATCTACCGAAAGACCTCCTGTTTGATTTTCCTTACTTTTTTACATAATCATAGTTTATTTTAAAAAATTAAGTTACATTTGCCATGGAAATTCTCAATTGTATTTGTGAATTAAATGATCGTTAACCTAAAAATTAAGTAATTATGCAACGAAAGAAAATCTTTGATTCTTTCAAACACTGGAATGTAGCCATACTTTCCGTGTTAATGTCTTTTTGCATGACAGCCGCTTTTGCCCAGTCTGGCGCTGTTAAAGGAAAAGTTCTGGACGAACTAGGTGAGCCTATTATCGGGGCGAATATCGTGGAAAAAGGTACTACCAACGGTACCATCACTGATATTGACGGTAACTACACCCTTAGTGTGAATGACCTGAAAAAAGCAATTCTCCAAGTGTCTTTTATCGGTTACAACTCGGTAGAGGAAGCTGTGAAAGGGCGCTCTGCCGTAGATGTTAAGCTTGGTGCCTCTGTCGTGAATCTGGGAGAGGTTGTAGCTATCGGTTATGGTACGCAGACTCGTAGGGAGATTACCGGTTCCGTAGCGAACATTTCCGAGGAAAATTTTAATAAAGGAGTGAATCGTGACGCGTCCGACTTGCTGCAAGGTAAGGTAGCGGGTCTGACTATTACGTCTGGTTCCGGTGATGTAACTCGTAGTTCCCAGATTCAATTACGTGGTACTTCTACCTTGCAGAACGACCAAGGCCCGATGATCGTGATCGATGGTGTTCCGGGTGGTGATATGTCTACTGTATCACCTTCGGATATTGAGTCAATCTCTGTATTGAAAGATGCTTCTTCTGCCGCTATTTACGGTTCTCGTGCCGCTGGTGGTGTAATCTTGATCACAACGAAGAGAGGTTCCGGTTCCAGAACCCAGATCAATTATGATGGTTATCTTACCGCCTCTACCATTGCGAACAAGCCCGACATGTTGAACGCTTCTGAGTGGCGTGCCGCTAATAAGGCGTTGGGTAAAGATATCTCTACTTATGATAAGTACAACTCGGACACGGATTGGTTCGATGAGATGACTCGTGTAGGTGTTTCTCAACAACACGCTCTTTCTTTGTCGGGTGGTTCTTCTAAGAGTAATTATCGTGCTTCTTATACTTTCTTGGATCGTAACGGTGTGGCTCGCGATAACTACATGACTCGTCATAGCTTCCGTTTCCAGTTCCAGCAACGTGCTATCAACGACCGTTTACGTATTGGATTAACGGGTGCCGCAACGCTGACGGATATGCAGATGCCGTTTTCTGATGACTATATCTTGGCTTACAATATGCTTCCGGTTTATCCGGTTTATAATGCGGACGGCTCTTATTTCACGGATGCCAACCACAATTATGATCAAGGTAACCCGGTTCAGAACCAAGATCAGAACTATAAGAAAGCAGCTAATAACTACTTCTATGGACAAGGTGATGTACAGTTCTCTATTTTGGATGGACTGACAACCAAGGTGAACCTGTATAAGAGCCGTTTCTCATCTGACTATAGCGAATGGCAAGATCCTCGGAACTCTCGTGGACAGGGTGATACGGGTAAGGCAATCCGTCGTAATAGACTATGGGATCGTAACTTGTTAGAGTGGACCGCTAATTATACGAAAGCTTTTGGCTCGGCAGAGGAGCATAAGGTCGATGCTATCGTTGGTTATTCTTGGGAAAATAACTTGTACGCCGACCAGAAATCGGAGGCTACGAATTTCGCCGTAGGATCGATGGGCGCTGATAATATCCAATCCGGAAACTTGCTGAAGATCGGTAATGTTACTTCCAGCCGGAATGAATATAAACTGATCTCTTTGTTCGCTCGTGCGCATTATAGCTTTAAAGAGCGGTATATGATTACGGCTACGGTTCGCCGAGATGGTTCTTCCAAATTCGGTGCTAACCATAAGTGGGGTACTTTCCCTTCAGTTTCCGCTGCTTGGGGTATCAGCCAAGAGTCTTTCATGAAAGATACGAAGTGGATCAATGATTTGAAATTACGTGCAGGTTACGGAATTACCGGTAACCAAGATGGTTTGAGACCTTATAAGTCATTGGATTTGTATTCAGCTTCTGGTACTTATTATAACAACGGATCTTGGCCGACAGCTTTCCGTCCTTCACAGAACGCGAACCCGAACTTGAAATGGGAGCAGACTGCTATGTTAAATATCGGTTTGGACTTCACCTTGTTCAATAGTCGTTTGAGCGGTACGATCGAATGGTACGACAAGCGTACGAAAGATATGCTTTACAACTATGAGGTTTCTACTCCTACTTACGTATACAATCAGATTCAAGCGAATGTAGGTGATATGAAGAATACAGGTGTTGAGATCTTATTGAACTTAGACGTGATCCGTAATAAGGACTTTACGTGGACAACCTCTCTCAATCTTGCTCATAACAAGAATGAGATCACAAAACTGTCTAATGAATTGTTCTCTACGGGACGTGTTTACGTGGGTGATCCTTGGATTCGCGGTGCTTCAGGTGTGACTTCACACGTAGTTGAGGAAGGTCGCCCGGTCGGACAGTTCTTCATGCTGAAATGTAATGGCCTTGATGAGAATGGTAAATTTATCATTGAGGATATAAATGGTGACG from Parabacteroides distasonis ATCC 8503 includes these protein-coding regions:
- a CDS encoding fructose-1,6-bisphosphatase — encoded protein: MTKDIIAESVQNDLRYLQLLARSFPTIADASTEIINLEAILNLPKGTEHFLSDLHGEDQAFSHVLRNASGAVKRKVNEIFSNTLRESEKKELCSLIYYPEDKLELIKSQEQDLEDWYQVTLNQLVRVCRNVSSKYTRSKVRKALPKEFSYIIQELLHESSVEPNKSAYVDQIICTIISTGRADDFIIAMCNLIQRLTIDLLHIIGDIYDRGPGAHLIMDILCDYHNFDVQWGNHDILWMGAASGNLVSIANVIRMCLRFGNMATLEDGYGINLLPLATFAMEAYGDDPCALFMPKTKFADNAMDEKTTRLIAQMHKAITIIQFKLEGEIIRRRPEFEMDDRMLLHHIDLKRGVVHIDGKDYTLKDTNWPTLDPKDPYRLSIEEEDLIRKILHSFESSEKMKKHMRCFFRHGGMYQVCNSNLLFHASIPMNPDGTFKSVRILGQDYKGRALLDRVDQLIRTAYFKTGEQEEVEYAHDYIWYLWGGKDSPLFDKSKMATFERAFIEEAETHKEEKGAYYTLREQEEICDKILDEFGVTGMHRHIINGHVPVRSNQGENPIKANGKMLVIDGGFSRPYHLETGIAGYTLVYHSRGFQLVQHEPFESRAKAIEEGLDIKSTTIVVELSSHRQMVKDTDKGADLQSQIKDLEKLLYAYRNGLIKEKERMER
- a CDS encoding SusC/RagA family TonB-linked outer membrane protein, with product MQRKKIFDSFKHWNVAILSVLMSFCMTAAFAQSGAVKGKVLDELGEPIIGANIVEKGTTNGTITDIDGNYTLSVNDLKKAILQVSFIGYNSVEEAVKGRSAVDVKLGASVVNLGEVVAIGYGTQTRREITGSVANISEENFNKGVNRDASDLLQGKVAGLTITSGSGDVTRSSQIQLRGTSTLQNDQGPMIVIDGVPGGDMSTVSPSDIESISVLKDASSAAIYGSRAAGGVILITTKRGSGSRTQINYDGYLTASTIANKPDMLNASEWRAANKALGKDISTYDKYNSDTDWFDEMTRVGVSQQHALSLSGGSSKSNYRASYTFLDRNGVARDNYMTRHSFRFQFQQRAINDRLRIGLTGAATLTDMQMPFSDDYILAYNMLPVYPVYNADGSYFTDANHNYDQGNPVQNQDQNYKKAANNYFYGQGDVQFSILDGLTTKVNLYKSRFSSDYSEWQDPRNSRGQGDTGKAIRRNRLWDRNLLEWTANYTKAFGSAEEHKVDAIVGYSWENNLYADQKSEATNFAVGSMGADNIQSGNLLKIGNVTSSRNEYKLISLFARAHYSFKERYMITATVRRDGSSKFGANHKWGTFPSVSAAWGISQESFMKDTKWINDLKLRAGYGITGNQDGLRPYKSLDLYSASGTYYNNGSWPTAFRPSQNANPNLKWEQTAMLNIGLDFTLFNSRLSGTIEWYDKRTKDMLYNYEVSTPTYVYNQIQANVGDMKNTGVEILLNLDVIRNKDFTWTTSLNLAHNKNEITKLSNELFSTGRVYVGDPWIRGASGVTSHVVEEGRPVGQFFMLKCNGLDENGKFIIEDINGDGQITDDDRTYVGDAQPDLTYGWNNTFNWKNWDASFFFRGTIGNKVLNNPLAAYGNNTYIDGTNVMDNDNLLTLSENSRVCSYYVENASFLRLDNLSIGYTFNTKKIDWLDKARLYVAGQNLFVITGYKGLDPEVENFRGEASDDNAGLSPGIEPRNYMPKARSFTFGVNLTF